A segment of the Fusobacterium sp. IOR10 genome:
AGAAATAGAATTTTAATTTATAGCAATTTAACAAAAATAAAAATTCCTTCAGCATAAAGCTGAAGGAACAAAAACATTATTTATTTTTTTATTTTTCTCCACCAACACCAGTTGACAAAGAACCTAATTATTTAGTTTCTCATTCTTATGTTTTCCCAAACCTCATTTTGCATATCTAAAGTTTTACTAGTATCCCTTAAAAGAGCAGCATTTTTCAAAGCTTCAATTTTAAATATAGGTTCTTCTTCAGCTAATTTTCTCGCTGGAACATTTATACAAGGTAACATTAAATAGTCAGCAACTAGTTTATAAACTTCAGGCCTATGAATATATTCTATAAATTTATAAGCATTTTCTTTGTCTGGTGCTGTTTTTAAAAGCACAAAGGAATCTATGGAAAAGCTTCCTGCATTTTCAGGAATGAAAAATTCAGTGTGCTCAATTTGTTCATCTGTAAGTTCAAAATATATATTTTCTGCATAACCTTGAACCACTAGGAAATCTTCAGAAGCAAAGTTTTTTCCAAAGGAATCAGAGTCAAATTTAGCTAAATTCTTTCTCCATCTAAGAAGTCTTTTTTCAGCCTTTTTAAAGGCTTCCTTATCAGAAGTATTTTGAGGATAACCTTCATAGGCTAGAGCAGCAATAATATTTTCCTTTAAATCATCTAAAAGTGTCATTCTTCCACGTAAACTTTCCATTTCATAAATGTCATAACTTCTAGGAAAATCTTTAACATACTTGGTGTTAACAGCTATAACTGTGGCACTTATAGCATAAG
Coding sequences within it:
- a CDS encoding extracellular solute-binding protein, which translates into the protein MFKKKVLKYLSKTILIGTLALGFISCGDNNKSNEKENPKLSNKNVVHIYSWAEYIPPEVFDNFEKETGIKVIEDIYSTNEEMFTKLKSGATGYDIVLPSPDYVEIMMKENMLEKIDKNKISTFKNLDQDMMKKLRAFDKNNEYAIPYAISATVIAVNTKYVKDFPRSYDIYEMESLRGRMTLLDDLKENIIAALAYEGYPQNTSDKEAFKKAEKRLLRWRKNLAKFDSDSFGKNFASEDFLVVQGYAENIYFELTDEQIEHTEFFIPENAGSFSIDSFVLLKTAPDKENAYKFIEYIHRPEVYKLVADYLMLPCINVPARKLAEEEPIFKIEALKNAALLRDTSKTLDMQNEVWENIRMRN